One Megasphaera elsdenii DSM 20460 genomic window carries:
- the putP gene encoding sodium/proline symporter PutP: MMQYDVSILTAFALYLLVMLAIGVYYSRSQQRLSDYILGGRSLGPWITSMSAEASDMSGWMLMGVPGFAYSTGISAAWIAIGIAIGTYLNWQFVSQRLRNYTEVANNSLTMPDYLKNRFHDDKNIIRIISAIFILIFFLIYTSSGFVSGGKLFESVFGMDYFSALLLSAGVVVIYTFLGGFMAVCWTDFIQGCMMFLAIVLVPVVGMIAFGGCDAVMTRLAATAPNLLEMAPDTTTTGIIGIISALAWGVGYFGQPHILVRFMAIGDPTELKKSKHIAMTWVVISLAAAVLVGLVGKVVVPTPLAGADSEKVFLVMSRQLFPPFASGLILSAVLAAIMSTASSQLLVTASAISKDFYHTFIRKNASEKELIYVSRLTVLVVAACAIVLALNPNSYILTMVSYAWAGFGAAFGPTILLSLYWKRMTKNGALAGIIVGGLTVLIWKQFAWFGLYEIVPGFLFSLIAIYIVSKLDGEPSQEIQDEFEQAIHHTPKISVLHNEDT; this comes from the coding sequence ATGATGCAATATGATGTTTCCATATTGACGGCCTTTGCCTTGTACCTTCTGGTCATGCTGGCAATCGGCGTCTATTATTCCCGGTCCCAGCAACGGCTGAGCGACTATATCCTCGGCGGACGCAGCCTGGGGCCTTGGATCACTTCCATGAGCGCCGAAGCGTCAGACATGAGCGGCTGGATGCTCATGGGCGTCCCGGGTTTCGCTTATTCGACAGGCATCTCGGCTGCCTGGATTGCCATTGGCATCGCCATCGGCACGTACCTCAACTGGCAGTTCGTCTCCCAGCGCCTGCGCAACTATACGGAAGTTGCTAACAATAGCCTGACCATGCCGGACTACTTGAAAAACCGCTTCCACGATGACAAAAATATCATCCGCATCATCTCTGCCATCTTTATCCTCATATTCTTCCTTATATACACGTCGTCCGGTTTCGTCTCCGGCGGCAAACTCTTTGAATCGGTCTTCGGCATGGACTACTTCTCGGCCCTCCTGCTCAGCGCCGGCGTCGTCGTCATCTACACCTTCCTGGGCGGCTTCATGGCCGTCTGCTGGACCGACTTCATCCAGGGCTGCATGATGTTCCTGGCCATCGTCCTGGTCCCCGTCGTCGGCATGATCGCCTTCGGCGGCTGCGACGCCGTCATGACCCGATTAGCTGCGACGGCACCGAACCTCCTGGAAATGGCACCGGACACGACGACGACAGGCATCATCGGCATCATTTCCGCCCTGGCCTGGGGCGTCGGCTATTTCGGCCAGCCTCATATCCTGGTCCGCTTCATGGCCATCGGTGACCCGACGGAACTGAAGAAATCGAAACACATCGCCATGACCTGGGTCGTCATCTCCCTGGCCGCTGCCGTCCTGGTCGGCCTGGTCGGCAAAGTCGTCGTCCCGACGCCCTTAGCCGGCGCGGACTCGGAAAAAGTCTTCCTGGTCATGAGCCGCCAGCTCTTCCCGCCGTTCGCATCGGGCCTCATCTTGTCCGCCGTCCTGGCCGCCATCATGAGTACCGCCTCATCGCAGCTCCTGGTCACGGCATCGGCTATCTCCAAGGATTTTTATCACACCTTCATCCGCAAGAATGCCAGTGAAAAAGAACTCATATACGTCAGCCGCCTGACCGTCCTCGTCGTCGCCGCCTGCGCCATCGTCCTGGCCCTCAACCCGAACAGCTACATCCTGACCATGGTATCCTACGCCTGGGCCGGCTTCGGTGCCGCCTTCGGCCCGACCATCCTCCTGTCCTTGTACTGGAAACGCATGACCAAGAATGGCGCCCTGGCCGGCATCATCGTCGGCGGCCTGACCGTCCTCATTTGGAAACAATTCGCCTGGTTCGGCCTCTACGAAATCGTACCGGGCTTCCTCTTCTCGCTCATCGCCATCTACATCGTCAGCAAACTCGACGGCGAACCGAGCCAGGAAATCCAGGACGAATTTGAACAAGCCATCCACCACACGCCTAAAATCAGCGTCCTCCATAATGAGGATACGTAG
- the hpf gene encoding ribosome hibernation-promoting factor, HPF/YfiA family, with amino-acid sequence MATIVRGKNLEITPALKDHVEKQEKKVTKYFDNEVNVQALLSVEKDRKIAEITLKVDGVVLRGVEANDDMYAAIDLVYDKLVRQIHKYKTKIARRMKKGAFNDALVEGPAVPEETFEVARVKKFAARPMDVEEAILQMNLVGHDFFVFLNSKTDTINVVYKRKHGKYGLIEPEY; translated from the coding sequence ATGGCAACCATCGTTAGAGGTAAAAATTTAGAAATTACACCGGCTCTGAAAGATCACGTTGAAAAACAGGAAAAGAAAGTCACGAAATACTTTGATAACGAAGTCAATGTCCAGGCCCTGCTTTCTGTAGAAAAAGATCGGAAAATCGCTGAAATCACGTTGAAAGTGGACGGCGTCGTCCTCCGCGGCGTTGAAGCCAACGATGATATGTATGCTGCTATCGATTTAGTCTATGATAAACTGGTACGCCAGATTCATAAATATAAAACGAAAATCGCCCGCCGCATGAAGAAAGGTGCTTTCAATGATGCTCTTGTCGAAGGGCCGGCCGTTCCGGAAGAAACCTTTGAAGTCGCCCGCGTCAAGAAATTCGCCGCTCGTCCGATGGACGTGGAAGAAGCTATCTTGCAGATGAACCTCGTAGGTCACGATTTCTTCGTATTCCTCAATTCCAAGACCGACACGATCAACGTCGTCTACAAACGGAAACACGGCAAATACGGCCTCATCGAACCGGAATACTAG
- the secA gene encoding preprotein translocase subunit SecA has translation MFNKLIQRLLGNNTEHELKKMWPIVRRINDLEPKLAGLSDASLQEKTFEFKNRLANGETLDDILPEAFAVVREASRRVTGMRHFDVQLLGGIVLHRGDIAEMRTGEGKTLVATLPVYLNALTGKGVHVVTVNDYLATRDSEDMGRIYKFLGLSVGLIVHDLTYDQRRRAYNADVTYGTNNEFGFDYLRDNMVISEDQMVQRPLNYCIVDEVDSILIDEARTPLIISGPGEKSTDLYYTLAGIVKTFTKDDYTMDEKQKTIAPTDSGVAKVEKMLGISNMFDNEHLDLNHLVIQALRARFMMHRDKDYVVKNGEIVIVDEFTGRLMFGRRYSDGLHQSIEAKENVKVQGESKTLATITFQNYFRMYEKLAGMTGTAKTEEDEFNKIYKLDVYVIPTNKPAIRKDLPDVIYKTKNAKYRAVVREVKKRHATGQPILVGTTSINQSEILSQLLDKENIVHNVLNAKYHEKEAEIIKNAGQKGMVTIATNMAGRGTDIKLGPGVAELGGLMIIGTERHESRRIDNQLRGRAGRQGDPGTTQFFLSLEDDLMRIFGSDNISKFMDKLGMDEDEPITAKMITRSIEKAQKKVESHNFEIRKYVLEYDDVMNQQREVLYGQRRQVLTADSLRDTIMGMVDDIIHDGLDKYADEKLYPEEWDFAGLLAQMQQYFVPKNATTVEELENLSRVEVQDKLKQIAVDLYDERLKEIGETTMKELEKAIMLRVVDSKWMDHLDAMDALKEGINLRAYGQKNPLVEYKFEAYEMFEEMIDSIKRTVVTFLYHIQVTYSKPVPQAEDHLQGAHEVHEESKPVSAEDIKRDEEREKQ, from the coding sequence GTGTTTAATAAACTGATACAAAGACTGCTCGGGAATAATACCGAGCATGAATTAAAGAAGATGTGGCCTATTGTCCGCCGCATCAACGACCTGGAACCGAAATTGGCAGGCCTGAGCGATGCATCGCTGCAGGAAAAGACCTTCGAGTTCAAGAATCGCCTGGCCAACGGAGAAACGTTGGACGACATTCTGCCCGAAGCTTTTGCCGTCGTCCGTGAAGCGTCGCGCCGTGTGACGGGCATGCGCCATTTCGACGTCCAGCTCCTGGGGGGCATCGTTCTCCACCGCGGGGATATCGCCGAAATGCGTACTGGTGAAGGGAAGACCCTGGTTGCGACTTTGCCGGTATACCTCAATGCCCTGACGGGCAAGGGCGTCCACGTCGTCACGGTCAACGACTACCTGGCTACCCGCGACAGCGAAGATATGGGCCGCATCTATAAGTTCCTCGGCCTGTCTGTCGGCCTCATCGTCCACGACCTCACGTATGACCAGCGCCGCCGGGCGTACAACGCTGACGTCACGTATGGGACGAACAACGAATTTGGGTTCGACTACCTGCGCGACAACATGGTCATCAGTGAAGACCAGATGGTACAGCGGCCGCTCAACTACTGTATCGTCGACGAAGTGGACTCGATCCTCATCGACGAAGCGCGGACGCCGCTCATCATTTCCGGCCCTGGTGAAAAATCGACGGACCTCTATTATACGCTGGCAGGCATCGTCAAGACCTTCACCAAGGACGACTACACGATGGACGAAAAGCAGAAGACCATTGCGCCGACCGATTCGGGCGTTGCCAAAGTCGAAAAGATGCTGGGCATCAGCAACATGTTCGATAACGAACACCTCGACTTGAACCACCTGGTCATCCAGGCTCTGCGGGCGCGCTTCATGATGCACCGCGACAAGGATTACGTCGTCAAGAACGGTGAAATCGTCATCGTCGACGAATTTACCGGGCGCCTCATGTTCGGCCGCCGTTACAGCGATGGTCTCCATCAGTCCATTGAAGCCAAGGAAAACGTCAAGGTCCAGGGCGAAAGCAAGACCTTGGCTACGATTACCTTCCAGAACTACTTCCGTATGTACGAGAAACTGGCCGGCATGACTGGTACGGCTAAGACGGAAGAAGACGAATTTAACAAGATCTACAAGCTCGACGTCTACGTCATCCCGACCAATAAGCCGGCTATCCGTAAGGATTTGCCGGACGTCATCTACAAGACGAAGAACGCCAAGTACCGCGCCGTCGTCCGGGAAGTCAAGAAGCGCCACGCTACGGGCCAGCCGATCCTGGTCGGTACGACGTCCATCAACCAGTCGGAAATCCTCAGCCAGCTCCTGGATAAGGAAAACATCGTCCACAACGTGCTCAACGCCAAATACCATGAAAAAGAAGCGGAAATCATCAAGAACGCCGGTCAGAAGGGCATGGTCACCATTGCCACCAACATGGCTGGCCGCGGCACGGATATCAAGCTCGGGCCGGGCGTCGCCGAACTGGGCGGCCTGATGATCATCGGTACGGAACGCCATGAAAGCCGCCGTATCGACAACCAGCTGCGCGGCCGTGCCGGCCGTCAGGGCGACCCCGGTACGACGCAGTTCTTCCTGTCCCTGGAAGACGACCTCATGCGTATCTTCGGCTCGGACAATATTTCCAAGTTCATGGATAAGCTGGGCATGGATGAAGACGAACCGATTACGGCCAAGATGATCACCCGGTCCATTGAAAAGGCCCAGAAGAAAGTCGAAAGCCACAACTTTGAAATCCGTAAGTACGTCCTGGAATATGACGATGTCATGAACCAGCAGCGTGAAGTCCTCTACGGCCAGCGCCGCCAGGTCCTGACAGCCGATTCCCTGCGCGATACCATCATGGGCATGGTCGACGATATCATCCACGATGGCCTGGATAAATACGCTGACGAAAAGCTCTATCCGGAAGAATGGGATTTCGCCGGCCTCCTGGCTCAGATGCAGCAGTACTTCGTGCCTAAGAACGCGACGACTGTAGAAGAACTGGAAAACCTGAGCCGTGTGGAAGTCCAGGATAAATTGAAGCAGATCGCCGTCGACCTCTACGACGAACGCCTCAAGGAAATCGGCGAAACGACTATGAAGGAACTGGAAAAGGCCATCATGCTCCGCGTCGTCGACAGCAAGTGGATGGACCACCTCGACGCCATGGACGCCCTCAAAGAAGGCATCAACCTGCGTGCGTATGGCCAGAAGAACCCGCTCGTCGAATACAAATTCGAAGCCTATGAAATGTTCGAAGAAATGATCGACTCCATCAAGCGGACTGTCGTCACCTTCCTCTACCATATCCAGGTCACGTACAGCAAGCCCGTACCGCAGGCAGAAGATCATCTCCAGGGCGCTCATGAAGTCCATGAAGAAAGCAAACCCGTCAGCGCCGAAGACATCAAGCGCGATGAAGAGAGAGAAAAGCAGTAA
- a CDS encoding LmeA family phospholipid-binding protein codes for MKKWMIFFVIVAAFLVGANSYAPQLAEVGLCQALSATLNLHSDDVRVQASPGAKIFLGDIDAITVHATNFQAGDLTFAHFDCNLYGVHFKPLLALADQEVRVTRAESGEMTASIRSEELEKFLVKKVEGLKDPQVSFEDDAVRVQGRVKLGGLVSAQADVRGHFGMKGSKLMFIPSSVTVEGMGMQISTTQMASADIYDFAGFPLGIQPDSVTMRDGLLTIHGQVSNS; via the coding sequence ATGAAAAAATGGATGATTTTCTTTGTCATCGTCGCAGCCTTCTTGGTCGGTGCCAATTCCTATGCACCGCAGCTGGCCGAAGTCGGCCTTTGCCAAGCCTTGTCGGCGACGCTCAATCTGCACAGCGATGATGTCCGCGTCCAGGCGTCGCCGGGAGCCAAAATCTTCCTCGGCGACATCGACGCCATTACCGTCCATGCCACCAACTTCCAAGCTGGCGATTTGACCTTCGCCCACTTCGACTGCAATCTCTACGGCGTCCACTTCAAGCCGCTCCTGGCCCTGGCCGATCAGGAAGTACGGGTCACGCGGGCAGAGAGCGGGGAAATGACGGCGTCCATCCGCAGCGAGGAACTGGAAAAATTCCTCGTGAAAAAAGTCGAAGGCTTGAAGGACCCGCAAGTCTCTTTTGAAGACGATGCTGTCCGCGTCCAGGGGCGGGTGAAACTGGGCGGCCTCGTGTCGGCCCAGGCCGACGTCCGCGGTCATTTTGGCATGAAAGGGTCGAAGCTCATGTTCATCCCGTCGTCAGTGACGGTGGAAGGCATGGGCATGCAGATCAGCACGACGCAGATGGCGAGTGCTGATATTTACGACTTTGCCGGCTTTCCCCTGGGAATCCAGCCGGACAGCGTAACCATGCGCGACGGCCTCCTGACCATTCATGGCCAGGTGAGCAACTCATAG
- the prfB gene encoding peptide chain release factor 2 (programmed frameshift) — translation MRKPLEDLKHRIQEIGDSLNLPRKKERIMDLDMQMSDPAFWNDPDKAKKISQEATLLKTEVEGHEELVRKADDLSEYLEMAMEDGDASFAEDIEKQYHDLLKDIEKREVRLLLSGEYDKCNALITFHAGAGGTEAQDWAQMLIRMYTRWAERNGYKLTILDMQPGDEAGIKSAAFRVEGEYAYGYLKSEKGVHRLVRISPFDAAARRHTSFTAVDVMPELPDDVDVEINMDDVRVDYFRASGAGGQHVNKTSSAVRMTHMPTGIVVQCQNERSQLQNKEMCLKYLRAKLFELEQEKQEKLKAEIGGVHQAIEWGSQIRSYVFHPYNLVKDHRTNVETGNIQAVMDGDLDIFIEGYLQQEKEKKLAKQEL, via the exons ATGAGAAAACCTCTGGAAGACCTGAAACATAGAATACAAGAAATCGGGGATTCACTT AACTTACCTCGGAAAAAAGAACGTATCATGGATTTAGACATGCAGATGAGTGACCCGGCCTTCTGGAATGACCCGGATAAGGCCAAGAAGATTTCCCAGGAAGCGACGCTTCTCAAGACGGAAGTCGAAGGTCACGAAGAACTCGTCCGCAAAGCTGACGACCTCAGCGAGTATTTGGAAATGGCCATGGAAGACGGCGATGCTTCCTTTGCCGAAGATATTGAAAAGCAGTACCACGACCTGCTCAAGGATATCGAGAAGCGGGAAGTGCGGCTCCTCTTGTCCGGCGAATACGACAAGTGCAACGCCCTCATTACCTTCCACGCCGGTGCCGGCGGTACGGAAGCCCAAGACTGGGCGCAGATGCTCATCCGCATGTATACCCGCTGGGCCGAACGCAATGGCTATAAACTGACTATCCTGGATATGCAGCCCGGCGATGAAGCGGGCATCAAGAGCGCCGCTTTCCGCGTCGAAGGTGAATACGCCTATGGCTATTTGAAATCGGAAAAAGGCGTCCATCGCCTGGTCCGCATTTCGCCTTTTGATGCTGCAGCCCGGCGCCACACGTCCTTTACGGCTGTCGATGTCATGCCGGAACTGCCGGATGATGTCGATGTCGAAATCAACATGGACGACGTCCGCGTCGATTACTTCCGCGCCTCCGGTGCCGGCGGCCAGCACGTCAACAAGACGAGTTCTGCTGTCCGCATGACCCACATGCCGACGGGCATCGTCGTCCAGTGCCAGAATGAACGGTCGCAGCTGCAGAATAAGGAAATGTGCTTGAAATACCTGCGGGCCAAACTCTTTGAACTGGAACAGGAAAAGCAGGAAAAACTGAAAGCCGAAATCGGCGGCGTCCACCAGGCTATCGAATGGGGGAGCCAGATCCGTTCCTATGTGTTCCACCCGTACAATTTGGTCAAGGACCATCGGACCAATGTCGAAACGGGCAATATCCAGGCTGTCATGGACGGCGACCTGGACATCTTCATCGAAGGCTATTTGCAGCAGGAGAAAGAAAAGAAGTTAGCAAAGCAGGAGCTCTAA